The Triticum aestivum cultivar Chinese Spring chromosome 7B, IWGSC CS RefSeq v2.1, whole genome shotgun sequence genome window below encodes:
- the LOC123159818 gene encoding uncharacterized protein: protein MDKFHDRQYVWLRSRVHGTYLHANIDGKSVSLHRRRAALRAAWAVHIHQGDEPYLLLYNAANGRYLAATATRAPPGHIGFRAEQRDYDQPQLPAIMWRAAETGFRDDVLLRNVGGRYLRANGKYTGKYLSLKNVTVDGINNVSTMMYWTVEPIPLRDPNSPLGLAPPTLGRRPRELPDMLGRERGVRRLIRFVRASAEGAVAEDGWSEFHFTGRSVCELRNELYSRIGPHRHPHPDILPFDIAMCVRAGRYGRLIPLVVNLPHGRNGETLQIVLCLSRTPAYGRLRYPDVHAE from the exons ATGGACAAGTTCCACGACAGGCAGTACGTGTGGCTGCGGAGCCGCGTGCACGGCACGTACCTCCACGCCAACATCGACGGGAAGAGCGTCTCCCTCCACCGGCGCCGCGCAGCGCTGAGGGCGGCCTGGGCGGTGCACATCCACCAAGGCGACGAGCCGTACCTGCTCCTCTACAACGCCGCCAACGGCCGCTACCTCGCCGCCACGGCCACGCGGGCGCCGCCCGGCCACATCGGCTTCCGCGCCGAGCAGCGCGACTACGACCAGCCGCAGTTGCCGGCCATCATGTGGCGGGCCGCCGAGACGGGATTCAGGGACGACGTCCTGCTCCGCAACGTCGGCGGCCGCTACCTCCGCGCCAACGGCAAGTACACTGGCAAGTACCTAAGCCTGAAGAACGTCACCGTCGACGGCATCAACAACGTCAGCACCATGATGTACTGGACCGTCGAGCCTATCCCTCTCAGAGACCCGAACAGTCCGCTCGGCCTAGCTCCGCCGACTCTG GGCCGCAGACCCCGAGAGCTCCCCGACATGCTGGGACGCGAGCGAGGGGTGCGGCGGCTGATCCGGTTCGTGCGAGCGAGCGCCGAGGGGGCCGTCGCCGAGGACGGCTGGTCCGAGTTCCATTTCACGGGGAGGTCCGTGTGCGAGCTGAGGAACGAGCTGTACAGCCGCATCGGCCCCCACCGCCACCCCCACCCCGACATCCTCCCCTTCGACATCGCCATGTGCGTCCGAGCGGGCCGCTACGGGCGTTTGATCCCGCTCGTCGTCAACCTGCCCCACGGACGCAACGGCGAGACCCTCCAGATTGTCCTCTGCCTCTCCAGGACCCCTG CCTATGGTAGGCTGCGATACCCGGATGTCCACGCAGAGTAG